One region of Zerene cesonia ecotype Mississippi chromosome 15, Zerene_cesonia_1.1, whole genome shotgun sequence genomic DNA includes:
- the LOC119832175 gene encoding alkyldihydroxyacetonephosphate synthase: protein MSDVHKTNKNMSENVSFMRTTTDRVSSDKNKSVSKNDADKRNTYETAIKVKSVIPRKRQDLLKWYGWGYKDSKFQLIDDVATFTGNRYLIGGKTLPHFVSWVKEKFDVDISKPPKIPAVPTAYPVSRLPAAIREELEAIALVSVEGLDRLMRAHGQTLNDMTKLRSNSFKRIPDAVIWPQNHEQVVQIVQCANQHKFVLIPYGGGTSVSGSVTCPEHEARPIVALDTSDMNSILWLDREQLLARVQAGIVGQDLEREMRARGYTVGHEPDSYEFSTLGGWVATRASGMKKNTYGNIEDLIVQTKMVTPSGVLEKSCCVPRISCGPEWEHVVLGSEGCLGVVTEVTLKIRPLPPVVRYGSLVFPGWEEGFHFEREVARRRLQPSSIRLMDNEQFRFGHALKTEQSWGGVLLEGLKKLYITKIKGFDPLKLCVVTLLLEGAAEEVAEREAALNSIAAKWGGIPGGAKNGEIGYTFTFVIAYIRDLALEYDIVAESFETSVPWERALALCAATKRRVALECRRRGVARYLVSCRLTQTYDAGCCIYFYFGFRSAGCADPLRTYEEIEDAARDEIVANGGSISHHHGVGKLRRRWYEPTVSEPGARLLKAAKRELDPNNVFALGNMALGVPSKL, encoded by the exons ATGTCAGATGtgcacaaaacaaataaaaatatgtctgaAAATGTGAGTTTCATGAGGACGACAACAGACCGAGTGAGcagtgataaaaataaaagtgtgtCTAAGAATGATGCTGATAAGAGGAACACTTATGAGACCGCTATTAAAGTAAAGAGTGTTATTCCCAGGAAAAG ACAGGATCTACTGAAATGGTACGGATGGGGCTACAAGGACTCCAAGTTTCAGCTGATCGACGACGTGGCCACGTTCACGGGGAATCG ATACCTCATCGGCGGCAAAACCCTCCCCCACTTCGTGTCATGGGTGAAGGAGAAATTCGATGTGGACATATCGAAACCACCCAAAATACCTGCCGTGCCCACTGCGTACCCCGTGAGCCGGTTGCCAGCTGCGATACGGGAGGAACTGGAGGCGATAGCCCTGGTCAGCGTCGAGGGTCTGGACAGACTGATGCGGGCCCATGGGCAGACGCTCAATGACATGACCAAGTTGAGATCCAACTCGTTCAAGAGGATACCTGATGCTGTGATATGGCCGCAGAACCATGAACAG GTGGTGCAAATAGTGCAGTGCGCGAATCAGCACAAGTTCGTTCTGATCCCGTACGGGGGCGGCACCTCCGTGTCGGGCTCCGTCACGTGCCCGGAGCACGAGGCGCGACCGATAGTGGCCCTCGACACCAGCGACATGAATTCGATCCTCTGGCTGGACAGAGAGCAGCTGCTGGCCAGAGTGCAG GCGGGCATAGTGGGCCAGGATCTAGAGAGAGAGATGCGCGCGCGCGGCTACACGGTGGGGCACGAGCCGGACTCGTACGAGTTCTCCACCCTCGGCGGCTGGGTGGCCACCAGGGCGAGCGGCATGAAGAAGAACACGTACGGCAACATCGAGGATCTCATCGTGCAGACTAAG ATGGTGACGCCGAGCGGCGTGCTGGAGAAGAGCTGCTGCGTGCCGCGCATCTCGTGCGGGCCCGAGTGGGAGCACGTGGTGCTCGGCTCCGAGGGGTGCCTCGGCGTGGTCACTGAG GTGACGTTAAAAATCCGCCCCCTCCCCCCGGTGGTGCGTTACGGCTCCCTCGTGTTCCCCGGCTGGGAGGAGGGCTTCCACTTCGAGCGGGAAGTCGCGAGGAGGCGCCTCCAACCGTCCAGCATACGGCTCATGGATAATGAACAG TTCCGATTCGGGCACGCGTTGAAAACCGAGCAATCCTGGGGCGGAGTGCTGCTCGAGGGTCTGAAGAAGCTGTACATCACCAAGATCAAGGGCTTCGACCCCCTGAAGCTCTGCGTGGTGACGCTGCTGCTGGAGGGGGCCGCCGAGGAGGTGGCCGAGCGGGAGGCGGCGCTGAACAGCATAGCGGCGAAGTGGGGGGGCATCCCGGGGGGTGCGAAGAACGGCGAGATCGGGTACACGTTCACTTTTGTGATCGCGTACATTCGG GACCTGGCGCTCGAGTACGACATAGTGGCGGAGTCGTTCGAGACGTCCGTCCCGTGGGAGCGCGCGCTCGCGCTCTGCGCGGCGACCAAGCGCCGCGTCGCGCTCGAGTGCCGCCGCCGCGGCGTCGCGCGCTACCTCGTCTCGTGCCGCCTCACGCAGAC GTACGACGCCGGGTGCTGCATATACTTCTACTTCGGGTTCCGCAGCGCCGGCTGCGCGGACCCGCTGCGCACCTACGAGGAGATTGAGGACGCCGCCAGGGACGAGATCGTCGCCAACGGGG GCTCGATATCCCACCACCACGGCGTGGGCAAGCTGCGGCGGCGCTGGTACGAGCCCACCGTCAGCGAGCCCGGGGCGCGGCTGCTGAAAGCGGCTAAGCGTGAGCTGGACCCGAATAACGTGTTCGCGCTTGGCAATATGGCCCTAGGAGTACCGAGCAAACTGTAG